One window of Planctomycetota bacterium genomic DNA carries:
- a CDS encoding MYXO-CTERM sorting domain-containing protein, protein MSNATRVSLILAAATSVGVVSSASADSAVINFTTNLTSYEGPAGVETLSPFVPGTALNALVNGLDGFAGLGSPDWLRFSGQIYIPDYTGPGTYSITPDNGVGGIYLHSPLLNRLEAVSLRTEGPLTQASIDAGAGRADGNATQNRDDIYLPDFTPNAVTTVTITPSNEVTIDYDLDFSTLSDENAGFLRDGVTPTQISVLLEDAGQKFGFIGVDGTGVANVQSAIIGSGDEDDFAYGGFSLFETVVEGNLSNTIVPTTRGVIDNEVAAMNISSDGRSTDPTTDTVFLTDPFAGESGETFFFDLTGGPDFFASAQLVLVPEPTTATLGLLALGGLLRRRR, encoded by the coding sequence ATGTCCAACGCGACCCGCGTTTCACTCATCCTCGCTGCTGCGACATCCGTTGGTGTCGTCTCGTCAGCGTCGGCAGACTCTGCCGTCATCAACTTCACGACCAACCTCACCTCCTACGAGGGTCCGGCCGGCGTTGAGACGCTGAGCCCGTTTGTCCCTGGCACGGCGCTCAACGCCCTCGTCAACGGCCTGGACGGCTTCGCCGGCTTGGGCAGCCCGGACTGGCTCCGGTTTAGTGGCCAGATTTACATTCCGGATTACACCGGACCGGGCACCTACTCCATCACGCCCGACAACGGCGTGGGTGGCATCTATCTCCACTCGCCGCTGCTCAACCGCCTTGAGGCCGTTTCGCTTCGGACCGAAGGCCCGCTGACGCAAGCCAGCATCGACGCCGGCGCTGGCCGGGCTGATGGCAACGCGACCCAGAATCGGGACGACATCTACCTGCCCGACTTCACGCCCAATGCCGTCACGACGGTCACGATCACGCCCAGCAACGAGGTCACGATCGACTACGACCTCGACTTCTCCACGCTCTCGGACGAGAACGCCGGCTTCCTGCGTGACGGCGTCACCCCGACGCAGATCAGCGTACTCCTCGAGGACGCCGGGCAGAAGTTCGGCTTCATCGGCGTCGACGGCACTGGCGTCGCGAATGTGCAGTCGGCCATCATCGGCTCGGGTGACGAGGACGACTTCGCCTACGGCGGCTTCTCACTCTTCGAGACCGTGGTCGAGGGCAACCTCTCCAACACGATCGTCCCGACCACTCGGGGCGTCATCGACAACGAAGTGGCCGCGATGAACATCTCAAGCGACGGGCGTTCGACCGACCCGACGACCGACACGGTTTTCCTGACCGATCCCTTCGCGGGCGAGTCTGGAGAGACGTTCTTCTTCGACCTGACCGGTGGACCCGACTTTTTCGCGTCGGCACAGCTCGTGCTCGTCCCCGAGCCGACCACGGCCACGCTCGGCCTGCTCGCCCTGGGCGGACTGCTCCGCCGTCGGCGATAA